One segment of Alnus glutinosa chromosome 2, dhAlnGlut1.1, whole genome shotgun sequence DNA contains the following:
- the LOC133859286 gene encoding protein PSK SIMULATOR 1 — protein MALETLLIKVKTAISSSFDVVRPSAPKPKLLKKTNVGVLAFEIAGLMSKLLHLWQALSDKNTARLRNESISLEGVQKIVSNDEAFLLGLACAELVENLRLVAKSVSRITKKCDDPNIRRFEPLFDEFANWGPDPHGWVLSLKEMEARVKKMDRYVTVTATLYREMDELSVMESGLSKSLKCKEKESTICDLQQKIFWQRQEVKYMKDRSLWNRSFDTVAAMLVRSTFTVLARIKHVFGIGQFPLSLTRSLSASAAVHPLMKSSKPEEKSKDLGDGFFETNSKLLKPPETTLSSAALALHYANLIVVIEKMIKSPQLVGVDARDDLYAMLPISIRSLLRARLKGSVGFSASDPALAGEWREALGRILGWLSPLAHNMIKWQSERSFEQQNLVPKTNVLLLQTLFFANKEKTEAAIAELLVGLNYIWRFEREMTAKALFESANFNGILNVKKSS, from the coding sequence ATGGCTCTCGAAACTTTGCTAATTAAGGTAAAGACGGCGATATCCAGCAGTTTTGATGTGGTGCGACCGTCAGCACCGAAGCCAAAACTACTAAAGAAGACGAACGTCGGCGTTTTGGCGTTCGAGATCGCTGGCCTCATGTCGAAGCTCCTCCACCTGTGGCAAGCCCTGTCGGACAAGAACACAGCCCGCCTCCGCAACGAGTCAATCTCTCTGGAGGGAGTCCAGAAGATCGTCTCCAACGACGAAGCTTTCCTCCTCGGCCTTGCGTGCGCAGAGCTGGTGGAGAATCTCCGGCTCGTCGCGAAGTCGGTCTCTAGAATAACAAAGAAATGTGACGACCCGAATATCCGGCGCTTCGAACCGTTGTTCGACGAGTTCGCCAACTGGGGCCCGGACCCGCACGGCTGGGTTCTAAGCTTGAAAGAAATGGAAGCCAGAGTTAAGAAGATGGACAGATACGTCACCGTCACGGCCACGCTGTACAGAGAAATGGACGAGCTTTCTGTTATGGAAAGTGGATTAAGCAAATCGTTGAAGTGTAAGGAAAAGGAGTCAACGATTTGTGATCTCCAGCAGAAGATTTTCTGGCAAAGACAGGAGGTTAAGTATATGAAAGACAGATCGCTATGGAATCGAAGCTTTGATACTGTTGCCGCCATGCTTGTACGGTCTACTTTCACCGTCCTGGCAAGGATCAAACATGTTTTTGGTATAGGACAATTTCCACTTTCTCTGACTCGCAGCCTTTCAGCTTCGGCCGCCGTGCACCCATTAATGAAAAGCTCAAAGCCTGAGGAAAAGTCGAAAGATTTGGGTGATGGGTTTTTCGAGACTAACTCCAAGCTCCTAAAGCCGCCGGAAACGACGCTAAGCTCCGCAGCTTTAGCGCTACACTACGCGAATTTGATCGTAGTGATAGAGAAGATGATCAAGTCACCGCAATTGGTCGGCGTGGATGCGAGGGACGATCTTTACGCGATGTTGCCGATTAGCATACGATCCTTGCTGCGGGCAAGGTTGAAGGGATCCGTGGGATTCTCGGCGAGCGATCCAGCGCTTGCCGGAGAGTGGAGGGAGGCTTTGGGAAGGATCTTGGGCTGGTTGTCGCCGTTGGCACATAATATGATAAAATGGCAAAGTGAAAGGAGCTTTGAGCAGCAAAATTTGGTGCCCAAAACGAATGTTCTACTTCTACAGACGCTGTTTTTCGCCAACAAGGAGAAGACCGAGGCCGCCATTGCTGAGCTGTTAGTGGGTCTGAACTACATTTGGAGGTTTGAGAGGGAGATGACTGCTAAGGCCTTGTTTGAATCCGCCAACTTCAATGGGATCTTGAATGTGAAGAAGTCCAGCTAA